A genome region from Streptomyces sp. NBC_01296 includes the following:
- a CDS encoding glycosyltransferase family 4 protein, translated as MPYQEGMDFAARAQEADVLLSHFENVPLVAGLARERRIPLAVICHDNFATSFHNAAGADLVVYNSEWIRRDGEIFYAGYPREFLPRRSIVVRPPVIAEEYRSQPGDCATLVNLNSDKGGEVFWQVATWTPEWNFLGVRGAYGQQVMPPPRLPNCEVVDGVPGQQMREHVYSRARVMLMPSLYESWGRVAIEAFASGIPVIAHPTPGLVESLGEAGIFAYRDDLNAWTHALASLRDPANWARASRRAQARSIELSAAPDLDIWCDAVESLSKTSRLSGVRRRALGTLVDASEMSRNPAAGIAGPGAERRACP; from the coding sequence GACTTCGCCGCCCGCGCCCAGGAAGCGGACGTGCTGTTATCCCACTTCGAGAACGTGCCCCTGGTGGCCGGGCTCGCGCGGGAGCGCCGGATCCCGCTGGCCGTCATCTGCCACGACAACTTCGCCACAAGCTTCCACAACGCGGCGGGCGCTGACCTCGTCGTCTACAACAGTGAGTGGATCCGGCGGGACGGCGAGATCTTCTACGCCGGCTACCCCCGCGAATTCCTGCCCAGGCGCAGCATCGTCGTCCGCCCGCCCGTGATCGCCGAGGAGTACCGCAGCCAGCCCGGTGACTGCGCGACCCTCGTCAACCTCAACTCCGACAAGGGCGGCGAGGTGTTCTGGCAGGTCGCCACCTGGACCCCGGAATGGAACTTCCTCGGTGTCCGCGGCGCCTACGGGCAGCAGGTCATGCCGCCACCACGGCTGCCCAACTGTGAAGTGGTCGACGGGGTGCCGGGACAGCAGATGCGCGAGCACGTCTACAGCCGGGCGCGCGTGATGCTCATGCCAAGCCTGTACGAGTCCTGGGGGCGGGTGGCAATCGAGGCGTTCGCCTCCGGCATCCCCGTCATCGCCCACCCCACTCCCGGGCTCGTCGAGTCCCTGGGCGAAGCCGGGATCTTCGCCTACCGCGACGACCTCAACGCCTGGACCCATGCCCTGGCGTCCCTGCGCGACCCGGCCAACTGGGCCCGGGCTTCGCGCCGGGCCCAGGCCCGCTCCATCGAACTCAGTGCGGCTCCCGACCTCGACATCTGGTGCGACGCCGTCGAATCCCTGAGCAAGACCAGCCGGCTGAGCGGAGTGCGCAGGCGCGCCCTCGGCACGCTCGTCGACGCCAGCGAGATGAGCCGCAACCCGGCAGCCGGCATTGCGGGCCCGGGGGCAGAAAGACGCGCCTGCCCCTGA
- a CDS encoding IS5 family transposase, whose protein sequence is MTTRRPYPSDLSDARWELIEPVLSAWRFERRGRALDFGRPPRHDLREIMNAILYVDRTGCQWAYLPHDFPPHQSVYGYFARWADEGVFAQLNGLLRQLLREKEGRDGEPSACVIDAQSVKTSTSVHASSQGIDAGKKIVGRKRSIVTDTLGLLLAVLVTAASVQDSVAGTRLIDQVAAGHPGIRKVWVDGGYRQHLVEHAAALGIDMEITARKPGTRGLTPIPKRWAVERTYGWLMLHRRLARDYETLPTRSEAVIHIAMTDLMARRLTGENTISWRDPTHQTKQQIPG, encoded by the coding sequence ATGACAACGCGACGCCCGTATCCAAGTGATCTGTCCGATGCCCGCTGGGAGTTGATCGAGCCGGTGCTGTCCGCGTGGCGTTTCGAGCGTCGTGGTCGGGCTCTGGACTTCGGCCGTCCTCCACGGCATGACCTGCGCGAGATCATGAACGCGATCCTCTATGTAGACCGCACCGGCTGCCAGTGGGCCTATCTCCCACACGACTTCCCGCCACACCAGAGCGTCTACGGCTACTTCGCCAGATGGGCGGACGAAGGCGTATTCGCCCAGCTCAACGGACTCCTCCGCCAGCTTCTCCGTGAGAAGGAAGGACGGGACGGCGAGCCTTCCGCCTGTGTGATCGACGCCCAGAGCGTCAAGACCTCCACCAGCGTTCATGCCTCGAGTCAGGGCATCGACGCGGGCAAGAAGATCGTGGGCAGGAAGCGGAGCATCGTCACCGACACGCTCGGCCTTCTCCTCGCGGTGCTGGTGACCGCGGCCAGCGTGCAGGACTCCGTCGCCGGCACCCGGCTCATCGACCAGGTCGCCGCCGGCCACCCCGGCATCCGCAAGGTGTGGGTCGACGGCGGTTACCGCCAGCACCTCGTCGAGCATGCTGCGGCCCTCGGCATCGACATGGAGATCACCGCCCGCAAGCCCGGGACCAGGGGTTTAACTCCCATCCCGAAGCGCTGGGCGGTCGAGCGGACCTACGGCTGGCTCATGCTCCACCGCCGCCTGGCCCGCGACTACGAGACCCTCCCCACCCGCTCCGAAGCCGTGATCCACATCGCCATGACCGACCTCATGGCCCGCCGCCTCACCGGCGAGAACACCATCTCCTGGCGCGACCCGACACACCAGACCAAACAGCAGATCCCGGGATAA
- a CDS encoding NF041680 family putative transposase encodes MSLLQRVPRDAFAELSCFRREFYACLTQRADALFELSDALLCADGPVKTLVELSLAPEHQRGHGALYGGLNRGHLDLSRLRRALAGMPLPRTAEGRLVLAVDVSNWLRPDANTSPDRLFCHTYGRGRGSAQMIPGWPYSFVAALEPGRTSWTAMLDVVRLCPWDDTIAVTASQVREVFQRLYVAGQWRIGDPPVLVVVDAGYDVTRLAFLLADLPVELLGRMRSDRVLYFPPPPQPAGKRGRKPKRGAEFAFEIAATQPVPSITTVTDTTHYGKAVATAWDRLHPLLVRRSAWADHPEGELPVIEGTVIRLQVDHLRGDRSPRPIWLWWSSTAATAGDVDRLWQAFLRRFDLEHTFRMLKQTLGWTAPKLREPAAADRWTWLVLAAHAQLRLARPLAEDLRKPWERPARQGRLTPARVRRGFRRIHEKTPQPASAPKPTTAGPGRPTGTKNKQRAREHPVGKQAKPSIATAITSSTPA; translated from the coding sequence ATGAGTCTGCTGCAGCGGGTCCCGCGGGATGCATTTGCCGAATTGTCATGCTTCCGGAGGGAGTTCTATGCCTGCTTGACTCAGAGGGCCGATGCCTTGTTCGAGTTGAGTGACGCTCTGTTGTGTGCGGACGGCCCGGTGAAGACGTTGGTCGAGCTGTCCCTGGCGCCTGAGCATCAGCGTGGGCATGGTGCGTTGTACGGCGGGCTGAACCGCGGGCATCTGGATTTGTCCCGACTGCGCAGGGCGCTGGCAGGAATGCCCCTTCCACGGACGGCAGAGGGGCGGCTGGTCCTTGCTGTCGATGTCAGCAACTGGCTGCGGCCGGACGCGAATACCAGCCCGGACCGGCTGTTCTGTCACACGTATGGCCGGGGCAGGGGCTCGGCCCAGATGATCCCCGGGTGGCCCTACTCCTTCGTCGCCGCCCTGGAGCCGGGGCGGACGTCGTGGACTGCCATGCTGGACGTGGTCCGGCTGTGCCCGTGGGACGACACGATCGCCGTGACCGCATCCCAGGTCAGGGAAGTGTTCCAGCGACTGTATGTCGCGGGCCAGTGGCGGATCGGTGACCCGCCCGTCCTGGTCGTCGTCGATGCCGGATATGACGTGACCCGTTTGGCCTTCTTGCTTGCGGACCTGCCCGTTGAGCTGCTGGGCCGGATGCGTTCGGACCGCGTCCTGTACTTCCCGCCCCCGCCGCAGCCGGCGGGAAAGCGCGGGCGCAAGCCCAAGCGCGGGGCAGAGTTCGCGTTCGAGATTGCGGCCACTCAGCCGGTCCCGTCCATCACCACGGTGACCGACACCACGCACTACGGGAAGGCCGTCGCCACTGCCTGGGACCGCCTGCACCCGTTGCTGGTCCGACGCTCGGCCTGGGCCGACCACCCCGAAGGAGAGCTGCCGGTCATCGAAGGCACCGTCATCCGTCTACAGGTCGACCACCTTCGCGGAGACCGCAGCCCCAGGCCCATCTGGTTGTGGTGGTCGTCCACCGCCGCTACCGCCGGGGACGTGGACCGGCTCTGGCAGGCGTTCCTGCGCAGATTCGACCTCGAGCACACCTTCAGGATGCTCAAGCAGACGTTGGGGTGGACCGCTCCCAAACTCCGCGAGCCGGCCGCCGCTGACCGCTGGACCTGGCTCGTCCTCGCCGCACACGCCCAGCTCCGACTTGCCCGGCCCCTCGCAGAAGACCTCCGCAAACCCTGGGAACGGCCTGCACGCCAAGGGCGCCTGACACCCGCACGCGTCCGTCGAGGATTTCGCCGCATCCACGAGAAAACCCCTCAGCCGGCCAGTGCACCGAAACCCACCACCGCAGGCCCCGGCCGACCAACCGGCACGAAGAACAAGCAGCGTGCACGCGAGCACCCCGTCGGGAAACAAGCCAAACCGAGCATCGCAACAGCCATCACAAGCAGCACACCTGCATAA